A region of Anticarsia gemmatalis isolate Benzon Research Colony breed Stoneville strain chromosome 18, ilAntGemm2 primary, whole genome shotgun sequence DNA encodes the following proteins:
- the lsn gene encoding vacuolar-sorting protein SNF8: MRRRVGVGAIQKQKLELEKYKEKGSEIQENQFQLMSQQLEVFRDNLEEFATKHKSEIKKNAQFRRQFQEMCAAIGVDPLASGKGFWSVLGIGDFYYELGVQIVEVCLATNYKNGGLITLEELRTRLIAARGKAKKHQEITNEDLLAAVKKLRIFGNGFTVVPMGKGKWLVQSVPGELNLDQTLVLQKASSLGTAWVSASILIGDLGWNETRAQNALNHMVKEGLAWVDTQDSKETLYWFPSMFAECVTA; the protein is encoded by the exons ATGAGGCGACGCGTAGGAGTTGGGGCTATCCAGAAGCAAAAGCTTGAATTAGAAAAGTACAAAGAAAAAGGGTCAGAGATTCAGGAAAATCAGTTTCAATTGATGTCTCAACAACTGGAAGTGTTTAGAGATAATTTGGAGGAATTCGCGACCAAACACAAGAGTGAGATAAAGAAGAATGCTCAGTTTAGACGGCAGTTCCAGGAAATGTGTGCTGCTATTGGTGTGGACCCACTTGCTTCAGGAAAAGGATTTTGGTCTGTCTTAG GTATTGGTGATTTTTACTATGAGCTTGGAGTACAAATAGTTGAAGTATGTTTAGCAACAAACTACAAGAACGGAGGGCTTATAACATTAGAAGAACTGCGAACAAGGCTTATAGCTGCAAGGGGCAAGGCTAAGAAACACCAAGAAATTACCAATGAAGACTTATTAGCTGCTGTTAAGAAACTGAGGATATTTGGTAATGG ATTCACAGTGGTGCCAATGGGCAAAGGCAAGTGGCTGGTGCAGTCAGTACCTGGAGAATTGAACTTGGATCAAACATTAGTCTTGCAGAAGGCAAGCAGCCTCGGCACTGCGTGGGTGTCTGCTAGCATTCTCATTGGAGATCTAgg CTGGAATGAAACCCGAGCACAGAATGCATTAAACCACATGGTTAAAGAAGGTCTAGCGTGGGTCGACACTCAAGACTCCAAGGAGACTTTATACTGGTTCCCGAGTATGTTTGCTGAATGTGTGACTGCCTAG